The Populus alba chromosome 6, ASM523922v2, whole genome shotgun sequence genome contains a region encoding:
- the LOC118050192 gene encoding phototropic-responsive NPH3 family protein NPY1 yields MKFMKLGSKPDAFQAHGKSVRYVASELETDVTINVGEVKFNLHKFPLMSKSNRLLMLLSKAGEENEIDMVDFPGGPKAFEICAKFCYGMIVTLNAYNVVTARCAAEYLEMTEDVDRGNLIFKIEVFLNSSIFHSWKDSIIVLQTTKSLLPWSEDLKIVGSCIDSIASKTSVDPASITWSYTYNRKLSVPDKIVEEGMNFRDKIDSVPKDWWVEDICELDIDLYKRVMITVKSKGRMDGQVIGEALKTYAVRWLPDSFDDSVSDARTWRYRYLVENLICLLPPDKAAGCSCSFLLKLLKFAILVGIDDSAREYLVKRISLKLHEASVKDLLILARPPQNTLYDMELIQCIVSRSLMHGKYSQDTKHEENGDFILGHEHETLMNVGKLIDGYLAEIAYDPNLTISCFVDLSRSIPEFARPIHDGLYKAIDIYLKEHLSMTKAEKKKICGLMDVKKLTTDASTHAAQNERLPLRVVVQVLFFEQVRAASGVQALSNNARDPSNSTTNTDEELEKTAADGNKSLMKQMSRMKIKDEDFLKNGKLLKKNSKITKNGVQLLPSRSKRIFDRLWVVGRGHVENRSSETSGSSQSPTSIAPGDTKSFGSSSRQRRHSIS; encoded by the exons atgaagtttatgAAGTTGGGGTCCAAGCCTGATGCATTTCAAGCTCATGGCAAATCTGTACG GTATGTGGCATCCGAACTGGAAACAGATGTCACCATAAATGTTGGAGAAGTTAAATTTAACCTCCACAAG TTCCCTCTCATGTCCAAGAGCAATCGCTTGCTAATGCTACTATCAAAAGCTGGTGAGGAGAATGAAATTGACATGGTTGATTTTCCTGGTGGGCCAAAGGCTTTTGAAATTTGTGCCAAATTCTGCTATGGAATGATAGTTACTCTCAATGCTTACAATGTTGTCACTGCTCGTTGTGCGGCCGAGTACCTTGAGATGACCGAGGATGTTGATCGAGGGAACCTTATCTTTAAAATTGAAGTATTTCTGAACTCCAGTATCTTCCATAGCTGGAAGGATTCCATTATTGTTCTTCAGACCACCAAATCTCTTCTGCCATGGTCTGAAGATCTGAAGAttgtgggcagctgcatagattCCATTGCATCTAAAACCTCTGTGGACCCTGCAAGTATTACCTGGTCCTACACATATAACCGTAAGTTATCAGTGCCTGATAAAATAGTCGAGGAAGGGATGAATTTCAGGGATAAAATTGATTCTGTTCCCAAGGATTGGTGGGTTGAAGATATATGTGAACTGGATATTGATCTCTACAAGAGAGTCATGATCACTGTGAAATCAAAGGGAAGAATGGATGGCCAAGTGATTGGGGAAGCACTGAAAACGTATGCAGTCAGATGGCTGCCAGATTCATTTGATGACTCAGTTTCTGATGCTCGTACCTGGAGGTACAGATATCTGGTAGAAAACCTCATCTGTTTGTTGCCTCCAGACAAGGCTGCTGGTTGTTCGTGTAGTTTCCTGTTGAAATTGCTGAAATTTGCCATTCTGGTTGGAATAGATGACTCAGCCAGGGAATATTTAGTGAAGAGGATCAGTTTGAAGTTGCATGAGGCTTCTGTTAAGGATTTGCTGATCCTAGCACGGCCTCCTCAAAACACATTATATGATATGGAATTGATTCAGTGCATTGTTAGTCGTTCTTTGATGCATGGAAAGTATAGTCAGGATACGAAGCATGAGGAGAATGGCGACTTTATTTTAGGGCATGAGCATGAAACCTTGATGAATGTTGGTAAATTGATTGATGGATATCTAGCAGAAATTGCATATGACCCAAATCTCACCATCTCCTGTTTTGTTGACCTGTCACGGTCAATTCCTGAGTTTGCAAGACCAATTCACGATGGACTGTACAAAGCCATTGACATCTACCTGAAG GAACATCTCAGTATGACAAAggcagaaaaaaagaagatatgtGGGCTAATGGATGTGAAGAAACTGACCACGGATGCATCCACACATGCTGCACAGAATGAGCGGCTCCCTCTCCGTGTTGTCGTCCAAGTTCTCTTTTTTGAGCAGGTCAGAGCAGCTTCTGGAGTTCAAGCTCTCAGCAACAATGCCCGCGATCCTTCAAATTCCACCACAAACACAGATGAAGAATTGGAGAAGACAGCAGCTGATGGTAATAAATCTCTCATGAAACAGATGAGTCGAATGAAGATAAAAGATGAAGATTTCCTGAAAAATGGAAAACTTCTGAAGAAAAACAGCAAGATTACCAAAAATGGTGTGCAGTTGCTGCCATCTCGATCAAAGAGGATCTTTGATAGATTGTGGGTTGTGGGCAGAGGGCATGTTGAGAACAGAAGCTCAGAAACTTCTGGGAGTTCGCAGAGCCCAACTTCAATAGCTCCTGGTGACACCAAGTCCTTTGGTTCATCTTCAAGACAAAGGAGACACTCCATCTCCTAG
- the LOC118050191 gene encoding transmembrane 9 superfamily member 8 yields the protein MAPRARSRSLLLPICTILTILIHGAHSFYLPGVAPQDFINGAELMVKVNKLTSIKTQLPYSYYTLPFCTPSKIVDSAENLGEVLRGDRIENSPYAFNMGDAKMCNVLCRKTLDSKTAKAFKEKIDDEYRVNMILDNLPLVVPIQRLDQESPPVYQLGYHVGLKGQYSGSKEEKYFIHNHLSFIVKYHKDPQSNSARIVGFEVKPFSVKHAYEGKWNDEKTRLTTCDPHTRHTVVNSNTPQEVEDKAEIIFTYDVEFQDSDVKWASRWDAYLLMTDDQIHWFSIVNSLMIVLFLSGMVAMIMLRTLYRDISKYNELETQEEAQEETGWKLVHGDVFRPPSNADLLCVYVGTGVQFFGMILVTMIFAILGFLSPSNRGGLMTAMLLLWVFMGIFAGYASTRLYKMFKGSEWKKIALRTAVMFPGVVSAIFFVLNALIWGQKSSGAVPFGTMFALIFLWFGISVPLVFVGSYIGFKKPAIEDPVKTNKIPRQIPEQAWYMNPAFSILIGGILPFGAVFIELFFILTSIWLNQFYYIFGFLFLVFAILLVTCAEITIVLCYFQLCSEDYLWWWRSYLTSGSSALYLFLYATFYFFTKLEITKLVSGALYFGYMLIASYAFFVLTGTIGFYACLWFTRLIYSSVKID from the exons ATGGCGCCTCGCGCGAGATCGAGATCTCTGCTGTTACCGATCTGTACAATTCTCACAATCCTTATTCATGGCGCTCACTCCTTCTACCTCCCTGGCGTCGCTCCTCAGGATTTCATTAAC GGTGCTGAGTTGATGGTGAAAGTGAACAAATTGACCTCTATAAAAACACAACTTCCTTACTCATACTATACTCTTCCTTTCTGTACCCCATCCAAAATTGTAGACAGTGCAGAGAATCTTGGGGAAGTACTTCGTGGTGATCGCATTGAAAACTCCCCCTATGCG TTTAACATGGGGGATGCAAAGATGTGCAATGTCCTTTGCCGGAAAACACTTGATTCCAAAACTGCAAAGGCATTCAAAGAGAAGATTGATGACGAGTATCGGGTTAACAT GATCCTTGATAACCTTCCTCTTGTTGTTCCCATCCAAAGACTGGACCAGGAATCTCCTCCTGTATATCAGCTTGGATATCATGTTGGGCTCAAAGGCCAATACAGTGGG AGCAAAGAGGAAAAGTATTTTATCCACAATCACCTGTCATTTATTGTTAAGTATCATAAAGATCCTCAATCTAATTCTGCAAGAATTGTTGGATTTGAAGTAAAACCATTCAG tgTTAAACATGCATATGAAGGGAAGTGGAATGATGAGAAGACTCGATTAACAACATGTGACCCCCACACAAGACATACTGTTGTTAATTCTAACACTCCTCAAGAAGTTGAAGACAAAGCGGAAATCATTTTCACATACGATGTTGAATTCCAG GATAGTGATGTGAAGTGGGCTTCCAGATGGGATGCCTATCTCTTAATGACTGATGACCAAATTCACTGGTTCTCAATTGTAAATTCTTTGATGATTGTTCTCTTCCTCTCTGGCATGGTGGCTATGATTATGCTACGAACCCTTTACCGTGATATATCGAAGTACAATGAACTTGAGACCCAGGAGGAAGCTCAAGAAGAGACTGGATGGAAGCTCGTTCATGGAGATGTTTTCAGGCCTCCATCTAATGCAGACCTGCTGTGTGTCTATGTTGGAACTGGCGTTCAGTTTTTTGGAATGATCCTTGTTACCATGATCTTTGCCATTCTCGGATTCCTTTCCCCTTCAAACAGAGGTGGTCTTATGACAGCCATGCTCTTACTTTGGGTTTTCATGGGCATTTTTGCTGGCTATGCCTCGACCCGGTTATATAAAATGTTCAAAGGATCAGAATGGAAGAAAATAGCACTCAGGACTGCAGTCATGTTCCCAGGGGTCGTCTCTGCCATTTTCTTTGTCTTGAATGCTCTCATTTGGGGCCAGAAATCTTCTGGGGCTGTGCCTTTTGGGACAATGTTTGCTCTTATATTCTTATGGTTTGGAATTTCAGTTCCCTTGGTGTTTGTTGGAAGCTATATTGGGTTCAAGAAGCCAGCGATTGAGGACCCTGTGAAGACAAACAAAATTCCAAGACAGATCCCAGAGCAGGCTTGGTACATGAACCCGGCCTTCTCAATTCTAATCGGAGGAATTCTTCCATTTGGAGCTGTTTTCATCGAGCTTTTCTTCATTCTCACCTCAATCTGGCTGAATCAATTCTACTACATCTTCGGTTTTCTGTTCCTCGTTTTCGCAATACTCTTGGTCACCTGTGCTGAAATAACAATTGTCCTCTGCTACTTCCAGTTATGCAGCGAAGACTACCTCTGGTGGTGGAGGTCATACCTCACATCCGGTTCCTCAGCACTGTACCTCTTCCTCTATGCAACATTCTACTTCTTCACAAAGCTTGAGATAACCAAACTGGTTTCAGGGGCCTTGTACTTTGGATACATGCTAATCGCATCGTATGCATTTTTCGTGCTAACTGGGACAATCGGATTCTATGCATGCTTATGGTTCACAAGGCTCATCTATTCTTCAGTGAAAATTGATTAA